Proteins from a genomic interval of Streptomyces sp. NBC_00820:
- a CDS encoding ATP-binding protein: MVSVQKPPGGRERPYARVLLPPAILMAAATGVAVALVAGPARVAVGCCGAVATLLVLVTAAETARRGRRLREVRTEHARHTAYLEHRLAAHDAEIVRLGTEILPTALFRLRAGESLREVMLNVLDRDPELCHLPDSQRDLLRTALRGVDHEISMRDATERSFVSIARRVQAIVHQQAKELREMEEDHGRNPEVFDDLLRIDHGTALIGRLADSISVLGGGRPGRQWPLPVSLYSVLRGAMSRILEYRRIDLSSIVNINIKGTAVEPVIHAAAELLDNATRYSPPSTKVHVTAVEVQTGIAIEIEDAGVSLNEESRARIEKMIEDAKAGDDAQNLGENPRLGLAVVGRLCSSFDMEVSLRASAYGGVRAILIVPRVMTTTEPGVGAAHGIGATAVPIPELGAVEGPKRPPKKRRPTSPRIPAGISMEDDVPEVTEWTAGGLPQRRSRVKTPLSQRYAEQAAIERAEREGNPTVWSQYKPEPEPEPEVDPERQKLMDREPGLWVDAFWEGLKKGMPEDVSPTDFTRNPTAYLHLINDSADTEAGDEGDLK, from the coding sequence ATGGTGAGTGTTCAAAAGCCTCCCGGTGGCCGTGAACGTCCCTATGCGCGTGTGTTGTTGCCCCCTGCCATATTGATGGCCGCGGCGACCGGGGTGGCCGTCGCCCTCGTGGCGGGGCCCGCCCGGGTCGCCGTCGGCTGCTGCGGGGCCGTCGCCACGCTGCTGGTCCTCGTCACGGCGGCCGAGACCGCCCGCCGCGGCCGCCGGCTGCGCGAGGTCCGGACCGAGCACGCCCGGCACACCGCGTATCTGGAGCACCGCCTCGCTGCCCACGATGCGGAGATCGTCCGTCTCGGCACCGAGATCCTGCCCACCGCGCTGTTCCGGCTGCGCGCCGGGGAATCGCTCAGAGAGGTGATGCTGAACGTCCTCGACCGGGACCCCGAGCTGTGCCATCTCCCCGACTCCCAGCGTGACCTGCTGCGCACCGCGCTGCGCGGTGTGGACCACGAGATCTCGATGCGCGACGCCACCGAGCGGTCCTTCGTCAGCATCGCCCGCCGCGTCCAGGCCATCGTCCACCAGCAGGCCAAGGAACTCCGCGAGATGGAGGAGGACCACGGGCGCAACCCCGAGGTCTTCGACGACCTGCTGCGCATCGACCACGGCACCGCGCTGATCGGCCGCCTCGCCGACTCCATCTCCGTCCTCGGCGGCGGCCGCCCCGGCCGTCAGTGGCCGCTGCCCGTCTCCCTGTACAGCGTGCTGCGCGGCGCGATGTCCCGGATCCTGGAGTACCGGCGCATCGACCTCAGCTCCATCGTCAACATCAACATCAAGGGCACCGCCGTCGAACCGGTCATCCACGCGGCGGCCGAACTCCTCGACAACGCCACGCGCTACTCCCCGCCCTCGACCAAGGTGCACGTCACCGCCGTCGAGGTGCAGACCGGCATCGCCATCGAGATCGAGGACGCCGGCGTCAGCCTCAACGAGGAGTCCCGCGCCCGCATCGAGAAGATGATCGAGGACGCCAAGGCGGGCGACGACGCGCAGAACCTCGGTGAGAACCCGCGCCTCGGCCTCGCCGTCGTCGGCCGGCTGTGCTCCTCCTTCGACATGGAGGTCTCGCTGCGCGCCTCCGCCTACGGCGGCGTGCGCGCGATCCTCATCGTGCCGCGCGTCATGACCACCACCGAGCCGGGTGTCGGCGCCGCCCACGGCATCGGTGCCACCGCCGTGCCGATCCCCGAACTCGGCGCGGTGGAAGGCCCCAAGCGCCCGCCCAAGAAGCGCCGCCCCACCAGCCCCCGCATCCCAGCCGGGATCTCCATGGAGGACGACGTCCCCGAGGTCACCGAGTGGACGGCCGGAGGTCTGCCGCAGCGCCGCAGCCGGGTGAAGACCCCGCTCAGCCAGCGCTACGCCGAACAGGCCGCCATCGAGCGCGCCGAACGCGAGGGCAACCCGACCGTCTGGTCCCAGTACAAGCCGGAACCCGAGCCGGAGCCCGAGGTCGACCCCGAGCGCCAGAAGCTGATGGACCGGGAGCCGGGACTGTGGGTCGACGCGTTCTGGGAGGGCCTGAAGAAGGGCATGCCCGAGGACGTCTCACCGACCGACTTCACCCGCAACCCGACAGCGTACCTGCACCTGATCAACGACTCGGCCGACACGGAGGCCGGCGACGAGGGGGATCTCAAGTGA
- a CDS encoding DEAD/DEAH box helicase — MIVPMSARPGSLESTMTEDLSPAERYAASRARAAEQATALAPFREMYDFGLDDFQVEACKALEGGKGVLVAAPTGSGKTIVGEFAVHLALEQGKKCFYTTPIKALSNQKYADLCRRYGADKVGLLTGDNSVNADAPVVVMTTEVLRNMLYAGSQTLLGLGYVVMDEVHYLSDRFRGAVWEEVIIHLPESVTLVSLSATVSNAEEFGDWLDTVRGDTEVIVSEHRPVPLFQHVLAGRRMYDLFEEGEGHKKAVNPDLARLARMEATRPSYQDRRRGRAMREADRERERRQRSRVWTPSRPEVIERLDAEGLLPAITFIFSRAGCEAAVQQCMYAGLRLNDEDEREQVRALVEERTASIPTEDLHVLGYYEWLEGLERGIASHHAGMLPTFKEVVEELFVRGLVKAVFATETLALGINMPARSVVMEKLVKWNGEQHADVTPGEYTQLTGRAGRRGIDVEGHAVVLWQRGMSPEHLAGLAGTRTYPLRSSFKPSYNMAVNLTEQFGRHRSRELLETSFAQFQADKSVVGISRQVQRNEEGLEGYKASMTCHLGDFEEYARLRRELKDRETELARQGASERRAESAVALEKLKPGDVIHVPAGKYAGLALVLDPGLSAGRSDGHRGFDHHDGPRPLVLTADRQVKRLAAIDFPVPVEPLDRMRIPKAFNPRSPQSRRDLASALRTKAGHIPPERARKKRSQAADDREISRLRTEIRAHPCHGCDDREDHARWAERYHRLMRDTSQLERRIEGRTNTIARTFDRIVALLTELDYLRGDEVTEHGKRLARLYGELDLLASECLREGVWEGLGPAELAACVSALVYEARVSDDAMAPKLPSGNAKAALGEMVRIWGRLDALEEDFRINQTEGVGQREPDLGFAWAAYEWASGKGLDEVLREAEMPAGDFVRWTKQVIDVLGQIAAAAPVTEGSTVAKNARKAVAQLLRGVVAYSSVG; from the coding sequence ATGATCGTCCCGATGTCGGCGAGGCCCGGTAGTCTCGAAAGCACGATGACAGAGGACCTCTCACCGGCCGAGCGGTACGCGGCGTCCCGTGCGCGGGCAGCCGAGCAGGCCACGGCGCTCGCGCCCTTCCGCGAGATGTACGACTTCGGCCTCGACGACTTCCAGGTCGAAGCCTGTAAGGCACTCGAGGGCGGGAAGGGCGTGCTGGTGGCCGCCCCCACCGGTTCCGGCAAGACGATCGTGGGCGAGTTCGCCGTCCACCTGGCCCTGGAACAGGGCAAGAAGTGCTTCTACACGACACCCATCAAGGCGCTGTCGAACCAGAAGTACGCCGACCTGTGCCGCCGCTACGGCGCCGACAAGGTCGGCCTCCTCACCGGCGACAACAGTGTGAACGCCGACGCCCCGGTGGTCGTGATGACCACCGAGGTGCTGCGGAACATGCTCTACGCCGGTTCCCAGACCCTCCTCGGCCTCGGCTACGTGGTCATGGACGAGGTGCACTACCTCTCCGACCGCTTCCGGGGCGCGGTCTGGGAGGAAGTGATCATCCATCTGCCCGAGTCGGTGACCCTGGTGTCACTGTCCGCGACCGTGTCCAACGCCGAGGAGTTCGGCGACTGGCTGGACACCGTCCGCGGTGACACCGAGGTGATCGTCTCCGAGCACCGGCCCGTGCCGCTGTTCCAGCACGTGCTCGCCGGGCGCCGGATGTACGACCTGTTCGAGGAGGGCGAGGGCCACAAGAAGGCCGTCAACCCCGACCTCGCCCGGCTCGCCCGCATGGAGGCCACCCGGCCGTCGTACCAGGACCGCCGGCGCGGCCGCGCCATGCGTGAGGCCGACCGTGAGCGTGAGCGCCGGCAGCGCTCGCGCGTGTGGACGCCCAGCCGGCCCGAGGTCATCGAGCGCCTCGACGCCGAGGGCCTGCTGCCCGCGATCACCTTCATCTTCAGCCGCGCCGGCTGCGAGGCCGCCGTCCAGCAGTGCATGTACGCGGGCCTGCGGCTCAACGACGAGGACGAGCGCGAGCAGGTCCGCGCCCTGGTCGAGGAGCGCACCGCCTCCATCCCGACCGAGGACCTGCACGTCCTCGGTTACTACGAGTGGCTGGAGGGCCTGGAGCGCGGCATCGCCTCCCACCACGCCGGCATGCTCCCCACCTTCAAGGAGGTCGTCGAGGAGCTGTTCGTGCGCGGCCTGGTGAAGGCCGTCTTCGCCACCGAGACGCTCGCGCTCGGCATCAACATGCCCGCCCGCTCGGTCGTGATGGAAAAGCTCGTCAAGTGGAACGGCGAGCAGCACGCCGACGTCACCCCCGGCGAGTACACGCAGCTCACCGGCCGTGCGGGGCGGCGCGGCATCGACGTCGAGGGCCACGCGGTCGTGCTGTGGCAGCGGGGCATGAGCCCGGAGCACCTGGCCGGACTGGCGGGTACGCGCACGTATCCGCTGCGCTCCAGCTTCAAGCCGTCGTACAACATGGCGGTCAACCTGACCGAGCAGTTCGGGCGGCACCGCTCGCGCGAGCTGCTGGAGACCTCCTTCGCGCAGTTCCAGGCCGACAAGTCGGTCGTCGGGATCTCCCGGCAGGTGCAGCGCAACGAGGAGGGCCTGGAGGGCTACAAGGCCTCCATGACCTGCCACCTCGGCGATTTCGAGGAGTACGCGCGGCTGCGCCGCGAGCTGAAGGACCGGGAGACCGAGCTGGCCCGGCAGGGCGCCTCCGAGCGCCGCGCGGAGTCCGCCGTCGCGCTGGAGAAGCTCAAGCCGGGCGACGTCATCCACGTGCCGGCCGGCAAGTACGCGGGCCTCGCCCTCGTCCTCGACCCCGGGCTGTCCGCCGGCCGTTCCGACGGCCACCGCGGCTTCGACCACCACGACGGGCCGCGCCCCCTGGTGCTCACCGCCGACCGGCAGGTCAAGCGGCTGGCGGCCATCGACTTCCCCGTCCCGGTCGAGCCGCTGGACCGGATGCGGATCCCGAAGGCCTTCAACCCGCGCTCGCCGCAGTCCCGCCGGGACCTCGCCTCCGCGCTGCGCACCAAGGCCGGGCACATCCCGCCCGAGCGGGCCCGCAAGAAGCGGTCGCAGGCGGCCGACGACCGCGAGATCTCCCGGCTGCGCACCGAGATCCGCGCCCACCCCTGCCACGGCTGCGACGACCGCGAGGACCACGCCCGCTGGGCCGAGCGCTACCACCGGCTGATGCGCGACACCTCGCAGCTGGAGCGGCGGATCGAGGGCCGTACCAACACCATCGCGCGGACCTTCGACCGTATCGTCGCCCTGCTGACCGAGCTGGACTACCTGCGCGGCGACGAGGTCACCGAGCACGGCAAGCGGCTCGCCCGGCTCTACGGCGAACTCGACCTGCTCGCCAGCGAATGCCTGCGCGAGGGTGTCTGGGAGGGACTCGGCCCGGCCGAACTCGCCGCCTGTGTCTCGGCGCTGGTGTACGAGGCCCGGGTCAGCGACGACGCGATGGCGCCCAAGCTGCCCTCGGGCAACGCGAAGGCGGCGCTCGGCGAGATGGTGCGGATCTGGGGTCGTCTCGACGCCCTGGAGGAGGACTTCCGTATCAACCAGACCGAGGGCGTGGGTCAGCGGGAGCCGGATCTCGGGTTCGCCTGGGCCGCGTACGAGTGGGCCTCCGGCAAGGGGCTCGACGAGGTGCTGCGCGAGGCGGAGATGCCCGCGGGCGACTTCGTGCGGTGGACCAAGCAGGTGATCGACGTACTCGGGCAGATCGCGGCGGCGGCGCCGGTCACGGAGGGTTCGACCGTGGCGAAGAACGCCCGTAAGGCTGTTGCCCAGTTGCTGCGGGGTGTTGTCGCCTACTCGTCGGTGGGGTGA